One segment of Candidatus Omnitrophota bacterium DNA contains the following:
- a CDS encoding nucleotidyltransferase domain-containing protein gives MISLRSKVSQQILNYFMLQQGFEVYVNDLARILHTESGNLTRKLIVLEKEGLLKSRWQGKQRYYSLNKSFPLLKEYKNIVLKTIGLEQVLKTSLGTISGIKKAVIFGSYAQEKMDSHSDIDFLVVGDHSTVELQKAVAQVQKSTQRDINAVSMSLQEYNDKKGKDPFLKSIESKKTVRII, from the coding sequence ATGATCAGCCTGCGCTCTAAAGTTTCTCAACAAATCCTCAATTATTTCATGCTGCAACAAGGGTTTGAGGTTTATGTCAATGACCTAGCCCGGATCCTCCATACAGAGAGCGGTAATTTGACCCGTAAACTGATCGTCCTTGAAAAAGAGGGCCTCTTAAAAAGCCGCTGGCAGGGCAAACAGCGGTATTATTCGTTAAATAAGAGCTTTCCGTTGTTAAAGGAGTATAAAAACATCGTTTTAAAGACCATTGGTCTGGAGCAGGTATTAAAGACTTCACTTGGCACTATTTCTGGTATTAAAAAAGCCGTTATTTTTGGTTCCTATGCCCAGGAGAAGATGGATTCCCATAGCGACATTGATTTTTTGGTTGTTGGAGATCATAGTACCGTAGAACTTCAAAAGGCGGTTGCACAGGTGCAAAAGTCTACCCAAAGAGACATTAATGCCGTCAGTATGTCGCTTCAGGAGTACAATGATAAAAAAGGGAAGGATCCGTTTTTAAAGTCTATTGAATCCAAGAAAACCGTGAGGATCATATGA
- a CDS encoding bifunctional oligoribonuclease/PAP phosphatase NrnA — translation MKAFDDVLRVVRRHKTFLVTCHCNPDTDAAASVLAMVLALKKMKKSAVVVNENDLPDWLKFLPKAGLFKKASSVKPFDYGAAIVLDCGDLERIGGVRKLLVKGKPVINIDHHVTNDRFGSVNCVVPRASSTCEVLFGLFERAKVRLDKDMALLLYAGIMTDTGSFKYENTSSRTHAIAGELMAFGLKAPFLNEKLYPGIPVADMKHFSKLIYEAELVLGGRVYCAPIPKRTADLFSKGFDLKEKVFTFLRNVKGIEAVIILNEVNSKMTRVNLRSQGKMDVAVLAQQFDGGGHRKAAGCKVHAGLLTARKKILAACAKQLKSA, via the coding sequence ATGAAAGCGTTTGATGATGTCCTGCGCGTTGTGCGCCGGCACAAGACGTTTTTGGTGACCTGCCATTGTAACCCTGACACGGATGCCGCGGCTTCCGTTTTAGCCATGGTGCTGGCGCTTAAGAAAATGAAAAAGTCCGCCGTCGTTGTCAACGAGAACGATCTGCCTGATTGGTTGAAATTCCTGCCCAAGGCCGGGCTTTTCAAAAAGGCCTCCAGCGTTAAACCGTTTGACTATGGGGCGGCCATTGTCCTGGACTGCGGAGACCTTGAGCGTATCGGCGGGGTGAGAAAACTTTTGGTCAAAGGCAAACCTGTGATCAATATCGACCATCATGTGACCAACGACCGTTTTGGTTCCGTCAACTGTGTTGTCCCCAGGGCGTCTTCAACGTGCGAAGTTTTGTTCGGCCTGTTTGAGCGGGCGAAGGTCCGTTTGGACAAGGACATGGCCCTGCTTTTGTATGCCGGCATCATGACGGACACGGGTTCGTTCAAATATGAAAATACAAGCAGCCGCACCCACGCCATCGCGGGTGAACTCATGGCTTTTGGTTTAAAGGCGCCGTTTTTGAATGAAAAACTTTATCCCGGAATCCCCGTCGCTGACATGAAACATTTTTCCAAACTCATTTATGAGGCCGAACTTGTTTTGGGCGGCCGCGTGTATTGCGCGCCCATCCCCAAACGCACGGCGGACCTTTTTTCCAAAGGGTTTGACCTCAAGGAGAAGGTCTTTACTTTTTTAAGGAACGTGAAAGGCATTGAAGCGGTCATTATCCTGAACGAAGTGAATTCCAAGATGACGAGGGTGAATTTGCGCAGTCAGGGCAAAATGGATGTGGCGGTCTTGGCCCAGCAATTCGACGGGGGAGGCCACCGCAAGGCCGCCGGGTGCAAGGTGCACGCGGGTCTTT
- the xerD gene encoding site-specific tyrosine recombinase XerD, with amino-acid sequence MKEFIGEFINYISVERGLAKNTLAAYRLDLEKYVKLLAGQGVKNADTVRSEHITGFLQTLKKSGLSTSSICRNLAAVKMFHRFLVRDGLAKEDPTSLVDTPKQWARIPEVLTQKEMEAILRAAQTKGKNHKRDYAMLELFYASGMRVSEMVDLKVASVNLEAGFVRAIGKGSKERIIPVGRKAREAIAYYCGHIRPRSLKTTESDALFLSQQGKKMSRVMAWKIIKQYARLAGIKKNIKPHTLRHTFATHLLEHGADLRSVQEMLGHADIATTQIYTHVDKERLKSVHKQFHPRG; translated from the coding sequence ATGAAGGAATTCATCGGTGAATTCATCAACTATATTTCCGTTGAGCGCGGTCTGGCAAAGAACACGCTTGCGGCCTACCGGCTGGACCTGGAAAAATATGTAAAATTATTGGCCGGCCAGGGCGTCAAAAATGCGGACACTGTCCGTTCGGAGCATATCACCGGTTTTTTGCAAACACTCAAGAAGTCGGGCCTCTCCACGTCCAGTATTTGCAGGAACCTGGCCGCCGTCAAAATGTTCCACCGTTTTCTGGTGCGCGACGGCCTGGCTAAGGAAGATCCGACTTCCCTGGTGGATACGCCCAAACAATGGGCGCGGATCCCCGAGGTATTGACGCAAAAAGAGATGGAAGCGATCCTGCGGGCGGCGCAGACCAAGGGAAAAAATCATAAACGCGATTACGCGATGCTGGAACTTTTTTACGCCTCCGGCATGCGCGTTTCGGAAATGGTGGACCTGAAGGTCGCCAGCGTTAATTTGGAAGCCGGCTTTGTGCGCGCCATCGGCAAAGGCAGCAAGGAGCGCATCATTCCCGTCGGCAGGAAAGCGCGGGAAGCCATTGCCTATTATTGCGGACACATCCGTCCCAGATCATTGAAAACCACGGAAAGCGACGCGCTTTTCTTAAGCCAGCAGGGCAAAAAGATGTCGCGGGTCATGGCCTGGAAGATCATCAAGCAATACGCGCGGCTGGCGGGCATCAAAAAGAACATCAAGCCGCACACGTTGAGGCATACCTTCGCCACCCATTTGCTGGAACATGGCGCGGATCTGCGCTCTGTGCAGGAAATGCTCGGCCACGCGGACATCGCCACGACGCAAATTTACACGCACGTGGACAAAGAGCGGCTCAAGAGCGTGCACAAACAGTTTCATCCCAGGGGATAA
- the ribD gene encoding bifunctional diaminohydroxyphosphoribosylaminopyrimidine deaminase/5-amino-6-(5-phosphoribosylamino)uracil reductase RibD yields the protein MNDHLFYMHRAYELAMKGWGRTSPNPMVGALVVKNGKVIAEGWHAACGADHAEAMALKKIGAKAKGAVLYVTLEPCSHYGRTSPCTDAIIRAGIRKVYIGVLDPNPLMSGKSIQILRKAGISVKAGFLQEELTRMNEAFNQWISKRMPFVTAKTAQTLDGKTATLSGESKWITSKASRDLARCMRFGFDAIAVGVNTVLKDDPALNSFPAKRLKKIIFDSDLKTPADAKLFKGTRREDVLILTTQRASARRIKSLGRKAEIIVVPAKGGRVDLRRALKILAQREITAMLIEGGAALVGAALKEGLVDKMMVYVALRIMGEGLDAVRGLRVRRLDEAVALKRVSAGKIGEDILIEGYL from the coding sequence ATGAATGATCATTTATTTTACATGCACCGCGCGTACGAATTGGCCATGAAGGGCTGGGGCAGGACTTCGCCTAACCCGATGGTCGGCGCCCTCGTCGTCAAGAACGGCAAGGTCATTGCCGAGGGATGGCACGCGGCCTGCGGGGCTGACCACGCCGAGGCCATGGCCTTGAAGAAAATCGGGGCCAAAGCCAAAGGCGCTGTTTTGTACGTGACGCTGGAGCCCTGTTCTCATTATGGCCGTACATCGCCATGCACTGATGCCATCATCCGCGCCGGCATCCGCAAGGTTTATATCGGCGTTTTGGACCCCAATCCTTTGATGAGCGGCAAGTCCATTCAGATCTTGCGCAAGGCCGGCATCAGCGTTAAGGCCGGGTTCTTGCAAGAAGAACTGACGCGCATGAATGAGGCATTCAATCAATGGATCAGCAAGCGCATGCCGTTCGTTACCGCCAAGACCGCGCAAACTCTGGACGGCAAGACAGCGACCTTAAGCGGCGAATCCAAATGGATCACGTCCAAGGCCAGCCGCGATCTGGCCCGTTGCATGCGTTTCGGTTTTGATGCCATTGCCGTGGGGGTCAATACGGTGCTCAAAGATGACCCGGCCTTGAATTCTTTCCCCGCTAAACGTTTGAAAAAAATTATTTTTGATTCGGACTTGAAAACACCGGCCGATGCCAAACTTTTTAAAGGCACGCGCAGGGAAGATGTTTTGATATTGACCACGCAGAGGGCTTCGGCGCGCAGGATAAAATCATTAGGCCGCAAAGCCGAGATCATCGTTGTGCCGGCCAAAGGAGGCAGGGTGGACCTGCGCCGGGCTTTGAAAATCCTTGCCCAGCGGGAAATAACTGCTATGTTGATCGAAGGGGGCGCGGCCTTGGTCGGCGCCGCGCTCAAAGAGGGCTTGGTGGACAAAATGATGGTGTATGTCGCCCTCAGGATCATGGGAGAGGGCCTGGATGCCGTCCGGGGATTGCGCGTCAGGCGTCTGGATGAGGCCGTTGCATTGAAGCGCGTTTCCGCCGGCAAGATCGGCGAAGATATTTTGATCGAGGGGTATTTGTAG
- a CDS encoding riboflavin synthase gives MFTGIIQHAGTIKAMGTKANLMALSVDAGPLAKDVRLGDSVALNGVCLTASRKKGTVISFDAMRETIANTALKDLKTGGKVNLELALKSDGRLGGHFVTGHVDEAAVVKRVERAKNWVALTISISKTNRKYLAPKGSVAVDGISLTVGKVGASDFSVYLIPYTLAVTTLARKKAGDLVNVETDVLAKYILNRSPACR, from the coding sequence GTGTTCACCGGGATCATTCAACACGCGGGAACGATCAAGGCCATGGGGACAAAAGCCAATTTGATGGCCTTGTCCGTGGACGCCGGGCCTTTGGCCAAAGACGTACGTTTGGGTGATAGTGTGGCGCTCAACGGTGTTTGCCTGACCGCGTCGCGTAAAAAAGGGACCGTCATTTCTTTTGACGCGATGCGCGAGACCATAGCCAACACCGCGCTCAAAGACCTTAAGACCGGCGGCAAGGTCAATTTGGAACTGGCGTTAAAGTCCGACGGCCGTTTGGGCGGGCATTTTGTCACCGGCCACGTGGACGAGGCGGCCGTGGTCAAACGCGTTGAGCGCGCCAAGAATTGGGTGGCGCTGACCATCAGTATTTCTAAAACGAATCGTAAATATCTGGCGCCTAAAGGGTCTGTGGCCGTCGACGGGATCAGTTTGACCGTCGGCAAGGTGGGGGCGTCGGATTTCAGTGTTTATTTAATTCCCTATACGCTGGCCGTGACGACACTGGCCCGTAAGAAGGCGGGGGACCTGGTGAATGTTGAGACGGATGTTCTGGCAAAATATATTTTAAACAGAAGCCCCGCCTGCCGTTAG
- a CDS encoding PHP domain-containing protein has product MSPKLMEALPALADLHMHTYYSDGTSSPEEVVADALKAGLACIAITDHDITEGVAPAITAANPSGLEVVPGIELSSEIEGKDVHILGYFIDYAKGPLFDRLDTFLDARVARMKQMLLNLKTVGIDNITFEEVCALTKSRAVGRAHLALLLHQKGWVSSFKDAFKKYLSEGCPGWAPKYKQTPFEAIDLIRQSGGIAVMAHPMLTQKDELISPMVKAGLGGLEVYYPNTTDTVTKFYEKIAKKYDLVMTGGSDAHGSAKSHTYVGKASVPYATVEQMKARCA; this is encoded by the coding sequence ATGAGCCCTAAACTCATGGAAGCCCTGCCCGCCCTTGCCGACCTTCACATGCACACCTATTATTCCGACGGGACCTCTTCCCCCGAGGAAGTCGTCGCCGACGCGCTGAAAGCCGGGCTTGCCTGCATTGCCATCACCGACCATGATATTACTGAAGGGGTCGCACCCGCCATCACAGCGGCCAATCCCTCGGGGCTTGAGGTCGTCCCGGGCATTGAATTGTCTTCCGAGATCGAGGGCAAGGACGTGCATATTCTGGGATATTTCATTGACTATGCCAAGGGCCCTTTGTTCGATCGTCTGGACACATTTTTGGACGCCCGTGTGGCGCGCATGAAACAGATGTTGCTCAATTTGAAAACCGTGGGCATCGACAATATCACATTCGAGGAAGTTTGCGCGCTCACCAAAAGCAGGGCTGTCGGCCGGGCGCATCTGGCTTTGCTGCTGCACCAAAAGGGATGGGTGTCGTCGTTCAAAGACGCTTTCAAAAAATATTTATCCGAAGGCTGCCCGGGCTGGGCACCTAAATACAAACAGACGCCCTTTGAGGCCATTGATCTCATCCGCCAAAGCGGAGGCATCGCGGTCATGGCCCATCCTATGCTCACGCAAAAAGACGAACTCATTTCGCCCATGGTCAAGGCTGGCTTGGGCGGCCTTGAGGTGTATTATCCCAATACCACGGACACGGTCACAAAATTTTATGAAAAGATAGCCAAGAAATACGATCTGGTGATGACCGGCGGCTCCGACGCGCACGGGTCAGCCAAATCCCACACCTATGTCGGCAAGGCCTCGGTACCTTATGCAACCGTTGAGCAAATGAAGGCGAGATGTGCTTGA
- the fabZ gene encoding 3-hydroxyacyl-ACP dehydratase FabZ produces MILDILEIQKIIPHRYPFLMIDKVVECVPDQKLTAVKNVSINEQFFQGHFPGEKIMPGVLIIEAMTQAGCVYFYYSKDLQGKDLVYHLAKIDARFHHPVVPGDQLRIEVSSVKLLPKTGIIRAEVRVGDKLVAEAEIGLGIKEV; encoded by the coding sequence ATGATTTTAGATATTTTAGAGATCCAGAAAATAATCCCTCATCGTTATCCGTTCCTGATGATCGACAAGGTCGTTGAGTGCGTCCCCGATCAGAAGTTGACCGCTGTGAAGAACGTTTCGATCAATGAACAATTTTTTCAGGGGCATTTCCCGGGTGAAAAGATCATGCCCGGCGTGCTGATCATTGAAGCCATGACCCAGGCGGGTTGCGTCTATTTTTATTACAGTAAAGATTTGCAGGGCAAGGACCTGGTTTATCATCTGGCCAAGATCGATGCGCGTTTTCACCATCCCGTGGTCCCCGGTGACCAGTTGCGCATTGAGGTCTCTTCCGTGAAACTTTTACCCAAGACCGGCATCATCCGCGCCGAGGTCAGGGTGGGGGACAAACTTGTCGCCGAAGCCGAGATCGGCCTCGGGATCAAAGAGGTATGA
- the ligA gene encoding NAD-dependent DNA ligase LigA, which translates to MHPPKAQKRIAELIKTIEEHDHRYYVLDDPILADAEYDTLLKELSDLETRYPQFKSPFSPTQRVGAQVSGDLPPVVHRVKMLSLDNTYSPDEIRAWHVRVSKGLEGEAFTMTVEPKVDGVSCSLLYEGGALVMAATRGDGVTGENIIHNARAIRSIPLRLEGDVPRILEVRGEVYMDKADLNALNHRRKEQGEVLFANPRNAAAGSLKLLDPAVSAGRHLKFFVHSFGLLEGGKPYADQWQFLSKVSKYGLPVNPHNRLCHNIQDVLAFCDELYHRRAAMVYEVDGMVVKVNDLRQQARLGTTLKSPRWAVAFKFPAHQATTIVREITIQVGRTGVLTPVAELEPVALAGVTISRATLHNFDEIRRLGVARGDRVLLERAGDVIPKVIKVVEKLSSSDVITAPKTCPSCKGKIVKEKAEDVAYRCVNPACPQQVERGLIHFAGREAMDIEGLGEAVVVQLVAKGLVKDIAGLYRLTKKNLLGLEFFADKKSDNLLAAIAASKKKPLSKFLFGLGVDNVGQKAAIVLAARFKDLKSLMAAGEDDLQTVEEIGPIIARSVVEFFKNTRAKRLLRSLEAAGVNFKEPRAMPGDRLKGKKFVFTGELNGITRPQAQKMVEAQGAFVMSSVSKATDYVVAGNTPGSKLDKAAQLGVAVLDQKQFEEMVHG; encoded by the coding sequence ATGCATCCCCCCAAGGCCCAAAAACGTATTGCCGAACTGATCAAGACCATTGAGGAGCACGACCACCGCTATTATGTCCTCGATGATCCCATCCTCGCTGATGCCGAATACGACACGCTTTTAAAAGAACTTTCCGATCTGGAAACCCGATATCCGCAGTTCAAGTCCCCATTCTCACCCACGCAAAGGGTGGGAGCGCAAGTCAGCGGTGATCTTCCCCCCGTTGTCCACCGTGTCAAAATGCTTTCTTTGGACAATACATATTCTCCCGACGAGATCAGGGCCTGGCATGTCCGTGTATCCAAAGGGCTGGAAGGCGAAGCGTTCACCATGACCGTGGAACCGAAGGTCGACGGGGTCAGTTGTTCCCTGTTGTATGAAGGCGGGGCCCTGGTGATGGCCGCCACCCGCGGGGACGGTGTGACCGGCGAGAACATCATCCATAATGCCAGGGCCATCCGTTCCATTCCCTTGCGTTTGGAGGGGGATGTTCCACGGATCCTGGAGGTGCGCGGCGAAGTGTATATGGACAAGGCAGACCTCAACGCCCTGAACCACCGGCGTAAAGAACAGGGCGAAGTGCTTTTTGCCAATCCCCGCAACGCCGCCGCCGGGTCTTTAAAACTTCTGGACCCCGCGGTATCCGCGGGCCGTCATTTAAAATTTTTTGTCCATTCGTTCGGGCTTTTGGAGGGAGGAAAACCCTACGCGGACCAATGGCAATTTTTGTCAAAGGTCAGCAAATATGGTTTGCCCGTCAATCCGCACAACCGTTTGTGCCACAATATCCAAGACGTGCTCGCCTTTTGCGATGAACTTTATCACCGGCGCGCGGCCATGGTTTATGAAGTGGATGGCATGGTGGTGAAGGTCAACGATCTCCGGCAGCAGGCCCGTTTGGGCACAACATTAAAAAGTCCGCGCTGGGCCGTGGCGTTCAAATTTCCCGCGCACCAGGCCACGACCATAGTCAGGGAGATCACCATCCAGGTGGGGCGTACCGGCGTTTTGACGCCGGTGGCCGAACTTGAGCCCGTGGCTTTGGCCGGGGTCACCATCAGCCGCGCAACGCTGCATAATTTTGACGAGATCAGGCGTTTGGGCGTGGCCAGGGGGGACCGGGTTTTGTTGGAACGCGCGGGGGACGTCATCCCCAAGGTCATCAAGGTTGTTGAAAAATTGTCTTCTTCAGACGTGATCACCGCGCCTAAGACCTGCCCGTCGTGCAAGGGAAAGATCGTCAAGGAAAAGGCCGAAGATGTGGCGTACCGCTGTGTCAATCCCGCCTGTCCCCAGCAGGTGGAGCGGGGGCTCATCCATTTTGCCGGCCGTGAGGCCATGGATATTGAAGGATTGGGAGAAGCCGTCGTGGTCCAGCTGGTCGCCAAGGGCCTGGTCAAGGATATTGCCGGGCTTTACCGGTTGACGAAGAAAAATTTGCTGGGGCTTGAATTTTTCGCTGATAAAAAATCCGATAATCTTTTGGCGGCCATCGCGGCCAGCAAGAAAAAACCTTTGTCCAAATTTTTGTTCGGTCTGGGCGTTGATAATGTCGGGCAGAAAGCGGCCATAGTTTTGGCCGCGCGTTTCAAGGACCTTAAGTCGCTCATGGCCGCGGGAGAGGACGACCTGCAAACCGTCGAAGAAATCGGCCCCATCATTGCCAGATCCGTGGTAGAATTTTTTAAAAATACCCGCGCCAAACGCCTGCTGCGCTCACTGGAGGCGGCGGGTGTTAATTTCAAAGAACCGCGGGCAATGCCAGGGGACCGTCTGAAGGGCAAGAAATTCGTTTTCACCGGCGAGCTCAACGGTATCACCCGCCCACAGGCGCAAAAGATGGTGGAGGCCCAGGGCGCTTTTGTGATGTCGTCCGTCAGCAAAGCCACGGATTATGTCGTGGCCGGGAACACTCCCGGGTCAAAATTAGACAAGGCCGCGCAATTGGGCGTTGCGGTGCTGGACCAAAAACAATTTGAGGAGATGGTGCATGGTTAA
- the nusB gene encoding transcription antitermination factor NusB, translated as MRRRTLAREHALKILYQIELTRRSLEDSLGDYWGQEPNKDGEVMGYAQRLAGGVRENLKDIDGKISEYATNWQLTRMAIIDRNILRMGLFELKYTTDIPPKVAINEAVELAKKYGDLESSKFVNGILDKIHKKEIVHEP; from the coding sequence ATGAGACGTCGCACCCTGGCCCGTGAACACGCTTTAAAGATCCTTTACCAGATCGAGCTGACCCGCCGGTCTTTGGAGGACTCTCTGGGTGATTATTGGGGCCAGGAGCCCAACAAAGACGGGGAGGTCATGGGTTATGCCCAACGTCTGGCCGGGGGCGTGCGCGAAAACCTGAAGGACATTGACGGCAAAATTTCCGAATACGCCACCAACTGGCAGTTGACGCGCATGGCCATCATTGACCGCAACATTTTGCGCATGGGGCTTTTTGAGCTCAAATACACCACGGACATTCCGCCCAAGGTTGCCATCAACGAAGCGGTTGAACTCGCCAAGAAATACGGCGACCTGGAATCCAGCAAATTCGTCAACGGCATCCTCGACAAGATCCATAAAAAAGAGATCGTTCATGAGCCCTAA
- the rbfA gene encoding 30S ribosome-binding factor RbfA, protein MSRIEKVNEAIKRELGNMILLGHLNDPRVAFVTIMGVEVSKDLQRAKVKFSTLSEDPEDIKDAAEGLDSCRGYIRKLISQRVVMRATPEFLFIYDKSVHHAQQIDRALEEIKKLSSNGEEGADESV, encoded by the coding sequence ATGTCACGGATTGAAAAAGTCAATGAAGCCATCAAACGCGAGCTCGGCAACATGATCCTGCTGGGGCACTTGAACGACCCGCGCGTCGCTTTCGTCACCATCATGGGCGTTGAGGTCAGCAAAGATCTTCAGCGCGCCAAGGTCAAGTTCAGCACCCTGTCCGAGGACCCCGAGGACATCAAGGACGCGGCCGAGGGGCTTGACAGTTGCCGGGGGTATATCCGTAAACTCATCAGCCAGCGCGTGGTCATGCGCGCCACCCCGGAGTTCCTGTTCATCTATGATAAGTCCGTGCATCATGCCCAACAGATCGACCGGGCCCTGGAGGAGATCAAGAAATTGAGTTCCAACGGCGAGGAGGGTGCTGATGAAAGCGTTTGA